CCCGGGCACGGGACGTGTAGGATAGGTCGGAGGCTACGAGTCGGTTTCGCCAGGAATCGAGGAGCCATCGTTGAAATACGACCCTTCTCTTGTCTGGGATCTAACCCTTTGTATAGGGGACACCGCGTGGTGGGTAGTTTGACTGGGGTGGTCGCCTCCAAAAGCGTAACGGAGGCTTCCAAAGGTACCCTCGGGTTGGTTGGTAATCAACCGTAGAGTGCAATGGCACAAGGGTGCTTGACCGGGAGACCAACAAGTCGATCGGGTGCGAAAGCAGGGCATAGTGATCCGGTGATCCCGCGTGGAAGGGTCATCGCTCAAAGGATAAAAGGTACTCCGGGGATAACAGGCTGATCGCCCCCAAGAGCTCATATCGACGGGGCGGTTTGGCACCTCGATGTCGGCTCGTCACATCCTGGGGCTGGAGAAGGTCCCAAGGGTTCGGCTGTTCGCCGATTAAAGTGGCACGCGAGCTGGGTTCAGAACGTCGTGAGACAGTTCGGTCCCTATCTGTCGTGGGCGCTGGAGATTCGAGAGGTCCTGACTCTAGTACGAGAGGACCGGGTTGGACGCGCCGCTAGTGAACCTGTTATGACGCCAGTCGTACGGCAGGGTAGCCACGCGCGGACGGGATAAGCGCTGAAAGCATCTAAGCGCGAAGCCTGCCTCGAGATGAGATCTCCTTACAGGGTCGTCGTAGACGACGACGTTGATAGGCCACAGGTGTAAAGCCGGTGACGGCAAAGCCGAGTGGTACTAATCACCCGAAAGTTGACGTTCGGTGGGTGAGATGATTCAGTTAACGTTCCAAGCGATTGTCAATCAAGGTGATTGGCGGTCGATAGAAAAGCATGAATAAATGAACTTTAAAGATATTGTCACGAGAAGCCGGAGGGCTCGATGAAGTGACTGGAAAACATTAAAAGGTGTCTATAGCGACGGTGATCCACCTCTTCCCATTCCGAACAGAGAAGTTAAGCCCGTTAGCGCCGATGGTACTGCCCTTGGGTGGGAGAGTAGGTCGATGCCGAATTTTCAAAATCGCTGGAATTTGTTTCAGCGATTTTTATGGCGAGGTAGCTCAGCTGGTTAGAGCGCATGATTCATAATCATGAGGTCTCCGGTTCAATCCCGGATCTCGCTACAAAATGAAACCCATTGAGAAATCAATGGGTTTTTTATTTGAATCAAATTAATATTTTTATTGATAGTGTTTCAAAAAGTGTGTAAATTCCGAATTGATTATTTTTGTAATGCAATTTTCAAAAATGAATAATTATGATAGTGTTTCAAAAAGTGTGTAAATTCCGAATTGATTATTTTTGTAATGCAATTTTCAAAAATGAATAATTATGGAATTTACACATGAACAAATCTCGGAAATAATTTCCGAAATCACAAACGGTGAACTAGGTTTACAAGGCTTGGTTAAACAAGGTTTAGAGAGTTTAATGTTATCGGAACGTGATCTTCATAACGAGACACGTGGTGACGTGAGTAACGGTTTTCGTGGTCGTCGAGTATGTCATGGCGGTAAGGTCTTCGAACTTCGGGTCCCGCGTAGTCGTAACAACCATTTTTACCCGATGTTACTGGGGGTGCTAAAAGACCAGGAAGAAGAGGCTCAAAAGCTAGTGAGTAGCCTTTATTGCAGCGGTTTAACCACGGAACAGGTGGGTAAAATTTACGAGCAATTTTACGGCAAACATTACAGTAAAAGCCAGGTTAGCCGCTTGTTGAACACGGCCCGCGAGGATGTAAATGCCTGGCTAGGTCGTGAACTGGATAATCGTTACCCGATAATTTACATCGATGCCACCTATGTCCTCACCCGTCGTGATGATTCCGTTTCCAACGAGGCTTACTACACGGTTTTGGGGGTGAAAGAAGACCGAACCCGCGAGGTGCTGGCCGTGGTGAATTTCCCCACGGAAAGTGCCACGAACTGGAAGGACGTGTTTGAAGACCTCAAGGAAAGAGGCGTGGCCGTGATTGATCTCCTGGTGTGTGATGGATTGCCCGGTATTGAAAACGTGCTGGCAGAAACCTTTCCAAAAGCAGATTTACAATTATGTACCGTGCACCTGAAGAGGAATATAGCTGGGAAAGTCAAGCCCAGGGACAAGAAACAGGTCATGGAAGAACTCAAGCAGGTTTGCGCTCCCGACCAGTGGGAGATCTCCCCGGAAAAGGCTTTCGAAAAATTTAAAGAGTTTATTGCCAGGTGGCAGAAAAGTTATCCCGTTTTGAAAAGATATTGCCACGACAGGTACAGGTTCTATTTCACCTACTTCAAGTACGAGAGGGAAATCAGGGGGATGATTTACACCACAAACTGGATCGAAAGGCTGAACAGGGATTACAAGAGGGTCATCAACATGAGGGGCGCCATGCCAAACCCCCAAGCCGTTATTCTCCTAATGGGAACGGTAGCCCAAAATGCAGATATTTATAAATATCCTATTTATAATTTTTTAGAATCAAGATTATTTTATTGAACTATTTATAATTTTGCAGTCATGAGAAAAGAAGGAATTTACACACTTTTTGAAACACTATCTTTTTATTCGGCAACAGTTACCTCGATACCGCGTTCACGCAATCCTTCGAGAGTTTTACTAGGTACATATTTATCCGTGATGATGTGATCAACGGCATCCAGATCGCATATTTTTCCGAAACCTCTACGTCCGAATTTAGAAGAGTCAGCCAGAACGACTACTTTTTGTGCTGCTTGTATCATTACTTGATTTAAATTAGCTTCCATCATGTTCGTGGTCGTTAAACCGTAGTCTAGGTCTATTCCGTCAACTCCCATGAAGAGTTTACTACAAGAAAAGTTTTCCAGCATTTTTTCTGCATAATTTCCAACGACAGAGACAGAACTATTCCGTACGAAACCTCCGAGTTGTATTATATCTATGTTCTTGTTACGAGCTAGAATATTTGTAACGTTGATGGCTGCAGCGATTACCGTGAGGTGGCCTTGAGGCACGATCTCCCGGGCCAACGCATGCATTGTTGTTCCGGATGCAATGAGAATAGAGTCGTCTGCGGTAATTAGACTTGCAGCATATCTACCTATCAGTCGTTTTTCTTCGGGATAGGACTTTTCTTTCTCGTTTACATGGCGATCATTGATATAAGGGTTGATTAAAATGGCACTACCGTGTGTGCGATAGAGCATTTCCTTTTCCTCAAGTAAGGTAAGATCCTTGCGAATCGTTACAGAAGATACTTTTAATTGGTTGGCGAGATCAACAACTGAAACGGAACCTTGTTGGCGTAATGTTTCTAATATGTAGTTGTGCCTTTCACTTAGAGATAATGTTTTCATTTTGTTTCGATAATCATATTTCCACCACTGCAAATATACATCTGTTTTATTGAATATTACTTATCAAGTGTTGTAATTAATTTTAAACTGGGGAAATATATTTCTTAAAAAATAGAAACTTTTGCTCTGAGTTTCCGTAAATTAAGATCAATACCAAAGAAAGAGATGGCACTACTCGTAACGAGAAATGAGCCATGGAGACCAATAACAAAGAACGAAATTTAGGAAAACGAAGTTTCAGTTCGTAAGTATATGGTATGCTTGCGGAACGTTATTGGAATTTTATAGATTGTTGAATACATAAATAATTGTGTTATGAACCGAAAAGATATGTTGAATAAACTTCAGGAACCTGAGAAAGTATGGGATATGGTTGTGGTTGGAGGGGGAGCTACGGGTTTAGGAGTGGCGGTTGACGCCGCAACAAGAGGATATAGCGTTGTCCTCTTAGAAATGGCAGATTTTGCCAAGAGTACTTCCAGTCGGAGTACGAAATTGGTACACGGTGGTGTACGTTATCTTCAAAAAGGCGATGTCGCTTTAGTATTAGAAGCATTAAGGGAGAGAGGGCGAATGAAGGCTAATGCCCCGCATCTCGTGAAGGATCAAGCTTTTGTAATATCGAATTATACATACTGGGATAATTTCCTGTATTTCTGCGGGCTTACGCTTTATGATCTGTTGTCTTTTGGTTTCGGGTACGGGAGAAGCCGTTTTATTTCCCCCAAGAAGGTGATGGAGTATTTACCGACATCGGTGAAAAAAGGATTGAAGGGAGGTATTGTTTATCATGACGGGCAGTTTGATGATTCGCGGATGGCAATTAATTTGGCCCAGACCAGTGCGGATAATGGGGGTGTGATACTTAACAAAGCGAAGGTTTCCGGGATTGTGCATGACCAGAACGGGAAGGTTGCCGGGGTGAAGTTCGTGGATATGGAGTCCGGAAAAGAGATGCAGTTGAAGGCGAAGAGTGTGATCAATGCCTGTGGAATTCTCGTGGATGACCTGATGGCGATGGATTCTCCTGGACATAGTAAGATGGTGACACCGAGCCAAGGAGTACATCTGGTGTTAGATATGAAGTTTTTGCAGAGTGATTACGCGATCATGGTGCCAAAGACGAGTGATGGACGGGTGTTGTTTGCCGTACCTTGGCACAATAAAGTTGTTGTGGGAACGACGGATATTATGCGTCCGGTTCCGGAAATAGAGCCGAAACCGTTGAAGGAAGAAATTGATTTTATTCTGAAAACGGCTTCTTTATACATGGACCCGGCCCCGACGTATGCTGATATTGAATCCGTGTTTGCGGGGCAACGGCCGTTGGCAGCCCCGAAACACGAGGGAAAGAGTACGAAAGAACTTTCCCGCGGACACAAGATTATAGTTTCCGATAATAATTTAATCACGATCACGGGAGGTAAATGGACTTCTTATCGTTTGATGGCCGAAGATACGGTGGATAAAGCGATTGCCATGAAACTGGTGGATGCCAGACCCTGCGTGACGAAAAAATTCCATATACACGGGTACCGGAAGAACCCGAACCTGAAAGATCACATGTACGTTTATGGTAGTGATCAGGATGCGATTATGAAGTTGATCGCTGAAAATCCGGAATACGGAAAGAAACTGTCAGATAAATATGATTATACCGTAGCCGAAGTTGTTTGGGCAGTTCGGGAGGAGATGGCCAGAGAGGTAGAGGATGTTCTTGCACGGAGGGTTCGATTGTTGTTTGTTGATGCGAGAGAGGCGATTAAGGCAGCCCCGCTGGTGGCAGAAGTGATGGCGAAAGAACTTGGGAAGGATCAGGCATGGATTGATGAAGAAGTGAAGGAGTTCACTGAACTGGCAGAAAATTACATCGCGGCTAAGATCATGTTTTGATCTTAGCCCGGTGTATTTCATCCGGAAAGAGCCGCGAGTAGTAATGGAAACGTTTACGATAATCAGATTGGAATCAATATAATATTTATTAAAAATTAATATCATGTGGAGTTTTCTGAAGCCTGAGCCTCACAAACCCTTGTTGCCTAAAGAGAAAATTGACCCCACGTACAAGAAGTTACGTTTACAGGTCTTTTTAGGTATATTTATAGGGTATGCGGGGTATTATTTAGTACGTAAGAATTTTACTCTGGCAATGCCCTATTTGCAGGAGTTGGGATTTGACAAGGGAGATTTAGGGGTGGCTCTTTCGGCTAATGCTATTGCTTACGGGATATCGAAGTTTTTGATGGGAGGGGTTTCCGACCGGAGTAGTGCCCGTAAGTTTTTGCCGTTGGGACTGGTGTTATCGGCACTCGTGACGTTGTTTTT
The window above is part of the Butyricimonas paravirosa genome. Proteins encoded here:
- a CDS encoding IS256 family transposase; translation: MEFTHEQISEIISEITNGELGLQGLVKQGLESLMLSERDLHNETRGDVSNGFRGRRVCHGGKVFELRVPRSRNNHFYPMLLGVLKDQEEEAQKLVSSLYCSGLTTEQVGKIYEQFYGKHYSKSQVSRLLNTAREDVNAWLGRELDNRYPIIYIDATYVLTRRDDSVSNEAYYTVLGVKEDRTREVLAVVNFPTESATNWKDVFEDLKERGVAVIDLLVCDGLPGIENVLAETFPKADLQLCTVHLKRNIAGKVKPRDKKQVMEELKQVCAPDQWEISPEKAFEKFKEFIARWQKSYPVLKRYCHDRYRFYFTYFKYEREIRGMIYTTNWIERLNRDYKRVINMRGAMPNPQAVILLMGTVAQNADIYKYPIYNFLESRLFY
- a CDS encoding DeoR/GlpR family DNA-binding transcription regulator, whose translation is MKTLSLSERHNYILETLRQQGSVSVVDLANQLKVSSVTIRKDLTLLEEKEMLYRTHGSAILINPYINDRHVNEKEKSYPEEKRLIGRYAASLITADDSILIASGTTMHALAREIVPQGHLTVIAAAINVTNILARNKNIDIIQLGGFVRNSSVSVVGNYAEKMLENFSCSKLFMGVDGIDLDYGLTTTNMMEANLNQVMIQAAQKVVVLADSSKFGRRGFGKICDLDAVDHIITDKYVPSKTLEGLRERGIEVTVAE
- a CDS encoding glycerol-3-phosphate dehydrogenase/oxidase, whose protein sequence is MNRKDMLNKLQEPEKVWDMVVVGGGATGLGVAVDAATRGYSVVLLEMADFAKSTSSRSTKLVHGGVRYLQKGDVALVLEALRERGRMKANAPHLVKDQAFVISNYTYWDNFLYFCGLTLYDLLSFGFGYGRSRFISPKKVMEYLPTSVKKGLKGGIVYHDGQFDDSRMAINLAQTSADNGGVILNKAKVSGIVHDQNGKVAGVKFVDMESGKEMQLKAKSVINACGILVDDLMAMDSPGHSKMVTPSQGVHLVLDMKFLQSDYAIMVPKTSDGRVLFAVPWHNKVVVGTTDIMRPVPEIEPKPLKEEIDFILKTASLYMDPAPTYADIESVFAGQRPLAAPKHEGKSTKELSRGHKIIVSDNNLITITGGKWTSYRLMAEDTVDKAIAMKLVDARPCVTKKFHIHGYRKNPNLKDHMYVYGSDQDAIMKLIAENPEYGKKLSDKYDYTVAEVVWAVREEMAREVEDVLARRVRLLFVDAREAIKAAPLVAEVMAKELGKDQAWIDEEVKEFTELAENYIAAKIMF